CCGGCCTGGAGGTCCGGCAGCTCGCCGAGTACGCGGAGCCGTTCTGGCGGATGGGTGACGTCGACGCGGCGGCCTTCCATGGCCGCCTGCCGAACGCGTTCGCCCTGCTGGCCCGCCGCCCCGCCGGGGAGTGAGCTGGCCGTCGTCCCGCCGGGGAGTGAGCTGGCCGTCGTCCCGCCGGGGAGTGAGCTGGCCGTCGTCCCGCCGGGGAGTGAGCTGGCCGTCGTCCCGCCGGGGAGTGAGCCCGTCCACCGCCCGCTGAGCCAGGCTGCCGGCCCGACGGGCGGTGAGTGGTCCGCACCATGGCCCGGCCCGCCCGGGGACTCGGCTCAGCCCAGGTGGGTGCGGAGGAAGTCGAGTTCCAGGCGGAGCAGGCGTTCGGACAGGCCACCCGCCGCCAGGTGGGTCGCCCCGGTCAACGGCAGCACCGCGTGCGGCCGGCCGGTGGACAGCAGCGCCGCCGACAGCCGCAGCGTGTGCGCGGCCACCACGTTGTCGTCGACCATCCCGTGCACCAGCAGCAGCGGACGCGCCGGCTCACCGGGGTACAGCGGCTCCGCCGCCAGCTCCACCAGCGAGTGGTGGCCGTACACGTCGATGCCGTCGTCGGGCAGGCCCAGGTAACGCTCGGTGTACGCGGTGTCGTACAGCGCCCAGTCGGTGACCGGGGCACCGGCGATACCGCACCGGAACAGCTCCGGATGCCGCAGCACCGCCAGACCGGCCAGCCAGCCGCCGAACGACCACCCCCGGACCGCCACCCGGTCCAGGTCCAGGTCGGGATGTTTGCCGGCGAGCGCGGTCAGCGCGTCCACCTGGTCGGTCAGGATCACATCGGCCAGCCGCCGGTGGATCGCCTTCTCGAACGACGGCGCCACGCCCGGCGTACCCCGGTTGTCGACGGTGACCACGGCGAACCCGTTGTCGGCCCACCACTGCCGCTCCAGCCAGGCCGACCGGGCGGCCACCACCTCCTGGTGACCCGGACCGCCGTAGACGTCGAGCAGCACCGGCAACCGGGTGCCCTTGACGTGCTCGGTGGGGTAGAGCACCGCCGTCGGTAACCGCCGGTCGGTCACCCGGACCAGCATCGGCCGGGGCGCGGACGACGGGGTGGCCGCCAGCGACCGCAGCCGGGCCACCTCCCGGTCACCGCGCCACACCGACCAGACCGTCCCCGCCTCGTCCAGCGACGCCGTGCCGACCACCAGCGTGTCCCCGCCGACGATCGCCGTGTGCCAGCCCGGGGCGCTGCTCATCCGGCGGGTGTCCACCCCGCCGCCGATCACCGTGCGGACCCGGTAGAGGTGCCGCTGGCTCGGTTCGCCCTCGCTCGCCTCGACCAGCAGGTCGGCCGGGCCGGAACCGGTGGGCAGCCGGCCCACCACCCGCCGCACGTAGAGCGAGGGCGGGGTGAGCAGGGTGCCGTCGGCGAAGAGGCAGCGGGCGTCGTACCCGTCATGGGCCAGCTCGCCGCCGACCAGCACCCGGCCGTCCGGCAGGTGCGCCGGGGTGCCCGGGATCGGCTCCACCCAGCGCGGGTCGGCCAGCTCGGCGTGCACCTGGGTCTCGCCGGTACGCGGGTCCACCGCCAGCACCAGGCCGTGCTGCTGCGACCGGCGCAGCACGGTGATCAGCGGGTTGCCGTCGGCCCAGTCGGCCGAGGCCAGGTAGGGGTAGGTCTCCCGGTCCCAGTGCACGTCGACCCAGCCGTCGTCCAGGTCGAGCAGGTGCAGGCTGACCTCGGCGTTCGGGCCGCCGGCCCGGGGGTACGCGACGACGGTCGGCGGGGTCGCCGGGTCCGCCGGGT
Above is a window of Micromonospora rifamycinica DNA encoding:
- a CDS encoding S9 family peptidase; protein product: MDFPELAARTRRFSHGAPRAVSVADDGSRVVFLRSGGPEDPADALWALETASGEERLIADPAVLLGEDAEPVALAPGERTLRERRRLSAAGIGSYALDGAGRVAVFALAGRLFRADLVHGDVIEVTTVGPVVDPRPDPTGQRLAYVTDAAAGVRRGELRVIDPDGTDTLLAGEDGRVSWGLAEHVAAEEFGRFRGYWWAPDGRMVLAARVDESRLPRWHLHDPADPATPPTVVAYPRAGGPNAEVSLHLLDLDDGWVDVHWDRETYPYLASADWADGNPLITVLRRSQQHGLVLAVDPRTGETQVHAELADPRWVEPIPGTPAHLPDGRVLVGGELAHDGYDARCLFADGTLLTPPSLYVRRVVGRLPTGSGPADLLVEASEGEPSQRHLYRVRTVIGGGVDTRRMSSAPGWHTAIVGGDTLVVGTASLDEAGTVWSVWRGDREVARLRSLAATPSSAPRPMLVRVTDRRLPTAVLYPTEHVKGTRLPVLLDVYGGPGHQEVVAARSAWLERQWWADNGFAVVTVDNRGTPGVAPSFEKAIHRRLADVILTDQVDALTALAGKHPDLDLDRVAVRGWSFGGWLAGLAVLRHPELFRCGIAGAPVTDWALYDTAYTERYLGLPDDGIDVYGHHSLVELAAEPLYPGEPARPLLLVHGMVDDNVVAAHTLRLSAALLSTGRPHAVLPLTGATHLAAGGLSERLLRLELDFLRTHLG